A genomic region of Acidobacteriota bacterium contains the following coding sequences:
- a CDS encoding DUF4097 family beta strand repeat protein has translation MSWLYTLIFSGLIFSTNSGTGQNAPQVVPAEVPAASAPLVPAAGDETERFEQTYPLSANGRVSVSNVNGSITIEAWDRNEVQLVAVKVADSKERLAEVEIKVDAKPESISIETEYGDWKRRTNGERWGERGKLEVNYSLKVPRGAVLNEIETVNGSVTVSNFTNMTRVSAVNGMVKATNLRGTASLSTVNGEVAADFDRLDAGSKISLETVNGRVNLVIPSDSNATIRAESVNGNITNEFALPVRKGKYVGRDLYGKVGSGEIPIKLESGNGALTIGRKNDGKSLSPATDLLPQKSTDEENWDEVDAEKIASNAAKADKVIAKAMKTQVRVSEKEMERARVEMEKARVEMQRLGPELAKVMSESDFASAAIVNSKAIQDGLEKQRAAIAAYADAGYRIPKIEKRSGVFPVKGVPKITVDATGCSVKVIGTDASEVRYTVTQSVQSRSGETVQVKEEHTESSVGLKVINTDPDNSPGIFFLDRSKVRVEIYVPKKTNLKIVTNGEIRLEGVSGEIDLTGGDQSINVRDGDGSLKVGSLNGQIRVIGFRGDIDARTADGQLNLEGEFSKLTARADTGNVTLTLPDNANFDIDAPGMGVTSDGFELKRTGGDMNSKYRVGSGGKQYQIRSDGNVLIRSKSSLTSQF, from the coding sequence ATGAGTTGGTTATATACATTAATTTTTTCAGGGCTTATTTTTTCAACGAATTCGGGAACGGGCCAGAATGCACCGCAGGTCGTTCCGGCGGAGGTCCCGGCGGCGTCCGCACCGTTGGTCCCGGCGGCGGGCGATGAGACCGAGCGGTTCGAGCAGACCTATCCGCTCAGTGCGAACGGCCGTGTGAGCGTTTCAAATGTCAACGGTTCGATCACGATCGAGGCATGGGACCGCAACGAAGTGCAGCTCGTCGCCGTCAAGGTCGCCGACAGCAAAGAACGTCTTGCCGAGGTCGAGATCAAGGTCGATGCAAAGCCCGAGAGCATTTCGATCGAGACCGAATACGGCGATTGGAAACGACGCACCAACGGCGAACGTTGGGGTGAGCGGGGCAAGCTGGAGGTCAACTATAGCCTTAAAGTACCGCGAGGTGCTGTTCTGAACGAGATCGAAACTGTAAACGGGTCGGTCACCGTGTCGAACTTTACCAATATGACCAGGGTCTCGGCAGTGAACGGAATGGTCAAGGCGACGAACCTGCGTGGAACGGCGAGCCTCTCGACCGTCAACGGCGAGGTGGCCGCCGACTTTGACCGGCTCGATGCGGGCAGCAAGATCTCACTCGAGACCGTCAACGGCCGAGTGAATCTTGTGATCCCTTCGGATTCGAACGCCACTATTCGTGCCGAATCAGTGAACGGGAATATCACGAACGAATTCGCATTGCCGGTACGCAAGGGCAAATACGTCGGCCGCGACCTGTACGGCAAGGTCGGCAGCGGTGAAATTCCGATCAAGCTAGAAAGCGGCAACGGAGCATTGACCATCGGACGAAAAAATGACGGCAAGAGCCTCAGTCCGGCCACTGATCTCTTGCCGCAAAAGTCGACCGACGAAGAAAATTGGGACGAGGTCGATGCGGAAAAGATCGCCTCTAATGCCGCAAAGGCCGATAAGGTGATCGCCAAGGCGATGAAGACGCAGGTTCGCGTCTCCGAAAAAGAAATGGAACGGGCTCGCGTCGAAATGGAAAAAGCTCGTGTGGAAATGCAAAGGCTCGGGCCTGAACTGGCGAAGGTCATGTCGGAAAGCGATTTCGCATCTGCCGCGATCGTCAACTCAAAGGCGATCCAGGACGGTCTCGAAAAACAGCGGGCCGCTATCGCAGCATACGCCGACGCCGGATACAGGATCCCGAAGATCGAAAAGCGAAGTGGTGTGTTCCCCGTGAAAGGCGTGCCTAAGATCACCGTTGACGCGACCGGCTGCTCGGTCAAGGTGATCGGCACCGACGCCTCCGAAGTGCGTTATACGGTGACCCAGAGCGTCCAGAGCCGCAGCGGCGAAACTGTGCAGGTCAAAGAGGAACACACCGAGTCGAGCGTCGGGCTAAAGGTGATCAATACCGATCCTGACAATTCGCCAGGCATCTTTTTTCTCGATCGAAGCAAAGTTCGTGTCGAGATCTACGTTCCTAAAAAGACAAATCTTAAGATCGTAACAAACGGCGAGATCCGCCTCGAAGGCGTTTCCGGCGAGATCGACCTGACGGGCGGCGATCAGTCGATCAACGTTCGAGATGGCGATGGTTCGCTTAAGGTCGGGAGCCTCAATGGCCAGATCCGCGTGATCGGTTTCCGCGGGGACATTGACGCGAGGACTGCCGACGGGCAGCTCAATCTCGAAGGTGAATTCTCAAAACTAACGGCTCGTGCCGACACCGGCAATGTGACCCTGACGCTGCCGGACAATGCAAATTTCGATATCGACGCTCCGGGAATGGGCGTCACGTCAGACGGCTTCGAACTGAAACGCACCGGCGGCGACATGAACTCAAAATATCGTGTCGGCAGCGGCGGCAAACAGTATCAGATCAGATCGGACGGTAACGTTCTGATCCGAAGCAAGAGTTCACTAACCTCACAATTTTAA
- a CDS encoding glycosyltransferase: MTCRRLTDFAGRKNRPYLCVHAGPATELTVDGSVTHLSLKRSPLAITLDEELAYDPLFQRHASRVMKQLLEFKPDVIHITGLNDVSIIGAYLAWKLQIPLLGSWHTNIHEFAASRIERMFGFLPSGFVKKIAGFAEHKIMQGCILYYKMPKVILSPNQELVDDLGRRTGRASRLMGRGVDPQFFGPQKRTVNDNIFRLGSVGRLRAEKNVKVLVDVERAFIDAGIEDYEFLIVGEGTERQFLEENMRRKVITGFIEGEPLAEAYANMDVFLFPSETDAFGNVAQEANASGVPAIVSDKGGPKFIISEGISGFVAHETSDFAKYALELYRDREKLAKMKLDSRENALSKSWDSIFESVYDGYAEAIKLEQEKKASLKK, encoded by the coding sequence ATGACATGCAGACGGCTGACGGATTTTGCCGGTCGAAAGAACCGTCCGTACCTATGCGTTCACGCCGGGCCGGCGACCGAACTTACCGTCGATGGCAGCGTCACACATCTATCCCTAAAGCGTTCGCCGCTCGCGATCACACTCGATGAAGAACTTGCATACGACCCGCTGTTTCAACGCCACGCGTCGCGCGTAATGAAACAGCTGCTTGAATTCAAGCCCGATGTGATACACATTACCGGCCTGAATGATGTGAGTATCATCGGGGCTTATCTAGCCTGGAAACTGCAAATACCGCTGCTTGGCTCGTGGCACACAAATATCCACGAATTCGCTGCCAGCCGGATCGAGAGGATGTTTGGGTTTCTGCCTAGCGGATTTGTCAAGAAGATCGCGGGCTTTGCCGAACACAAGATCATGCAGGGCTGCATCTTGTACTACAAAATGCCGAAAGTGATCCTCTCGCCCAATCAGGAGTTGGTCGATGACCTCGGCAGGCGAACGGGCCGGGCGTCGCGTTTGATGGGCCGCGGCGTGGATCCTCAGTTCTTCGGGCCTCAAAAGCGGACGGTAAATGACAATATCTTTAGGCTTGGCTCCGTCGGCCGGCTTCGTGCCGAGAAAAATGTCAAAGTTCTCGTCGATGTCGAAAGGGCGTTCATCGATGCCGGGATCGAAGATTATGAGTTCCTGATCGTTGGAGAAGGCACTGAACGGCAATTTCTCGAAGAGAATATGAGGCGTAAGGTGATCACCGGCTTTATCGAGGGCGAACCTTTAGCCGAGGCATATGCTAATATGGACGTTTTCCTGTTCCCTTCCGAGACCGATGCATTCGGCAATGTCGCTCAGGAAGCTAACGCGTCAGGAGTACCGGCGATCGTTTCGGACAAGGGCGGGCCAAAATTCATTATCAGCGAAGGCATAAGCGGATTTGTGGCGCACGAGACAAGCGACTTTGCGAAATACGCACTCGAGTTGTATCGCGACCGTGAAAAACTAGCTAAGATGAAACTTGATTCGCGTGAGAACGCATTGTCCAAGTCGTGGGATTCGATCTTCGAGAGCGTTTATGACGGATATGCCGAGGCGATCAAACTGGAACAGGAGAAAAAAGCTTCGCTGAAGAAATGA
- a CDS encoding glycosyltransferase — MDIAPRVALFADTFHEINGAANFLRRLTSYAKDNGHPLLCIRSGAETKLTNDGSVRYLDLKRNRASIPLDGEFKYDPLLWRKRALVKSTLKEFGADVIHLTGLNDISQFGFVHAHFMNIPAVATWHTNTHEYAAERLLSLGNWLPKTVRCKIGTAIERATMFGLMKLYFLAQMQLAPNQDLVDEIGRMTKRPSFLLRRGVDIEMLTPAKRTRTSDDNEFVLGFVGRLRAEKNVRALGRLDAALQSAGVTNYRFLIVGDGDERPWLEKHLSKAEFTGEIRGEAVAEAFANMDLFVFPSLTDAFANVVLEAMSSGVPAIAFPVGGPKFLIEDNKSGLIANTEDELAVRVAEVIQNQDVLQPMRIEARRFAIEHSWNAIFKKTYGYYDLCASYDKKVRA, encoded by the coding sequence ATGGACATTGCACCAAGGGTAGCCCTGTTTGCCGACACATTTCACGAGATAAACGGCGCCGCGAACTTCTTGCGGCGGCTGACGTCGTATGCCAAGGACAACGGCCATCCGCTCTTGTGCATTAGATCCGGAGCCGAAACAAAGCTCACGAACGACGGTTCGGTCCGTTATCTTGATCTCAAACGAAACCGGGCGTCAATACCGCTTGACGGAGAATTTAAGTACGATCCGCTCCTATGGCGTAAAAGGGCTCTAGTCAAAAGCACGTTGAAGGAATTCGGTGCCGACGTTATTCATCTGACCGGCCTCAACGACATCAGTCAATTTGGGTTTGTCCACGCCCATTTTATGAACATCCCGGCGGTCGCGACGTGGCATACGAACACCCACGAATATGCTGCCGAACGCCTTTTGAGCCTCGGCAATTGGCTGCCGAAAACTGTCCGCTGCAAGATCGGCACGGCGATCGAAAGGGCGACGATGTTTGGCCTGATGAAGCTCTATTTTCTCGCCCAAATGCAGCTAGCGCCAAATCAGGACCTTGTCGACGAGATCGGCCGAATGACAAAAAGGCCGTCATTCTTACTTCGACGCGGAGTCGATATCGAGATGCTCACGCCCGCTAAGCGCACGAGAACGTCGGACGACAATGAATTTGTGCTTGGCTTCGTCGGCAGGCTCAGGGCCGAGAAAAATGTTCGGGCACTCGGCCGGTTGGACGCCGCATTGCAGTCTGCCGGGGTGACGAACTACCGCTTTTTGATCGTCGGCGACGGCGACGAAAGGCCGTGGCTCGAAAAGCACCTGTCGAAGGCAGAATTCACCGGCGAAATTCGCGGCGAAGCAGTTGCCGAGGCATTTGCCAACATGGATCTTTTTGTCTTTCCGTCGTTAACTGACGCCTTCGCAAATGTTGTTCTGGAGGCTATGTCCTCAGGGGTCCCGGCAATTGCGTTCCCCGTCGGCGGCCCGAAATTTCTGATCGAGGACAACAAAAGCGGGCTTATCGCCAACACCGAGGACGAACTCGCGGTCAGGGTCGCCGAGGTCATACAGAACCAAGATGTACTTCAGCCGATGCGGATCGAAGCAAGACGATTTGCAATTGAACATTCTTGGAACGCGATCTTCAAAAAAACCTACGGCTATTACGATCTTTGTGCATCATACGATAAGAAGGTTAGAGCCTGA
- a CDS encoding carbohydrate binding family 9 domain-containing protein — translation MKKLAVILSMLCFASMVRPQEGPTASVVSEPNPPAVKPAVTKRSKVDVPAEKLRPITIPKINPGITIDGKLDEEDWKVAAVFKDFYQTSPGDNITPSKPTETYMMYDEKHLYIAFKCWDEKDKVRATVAKRDDIFGEDNVRLWLDTYNDQRRAYILGFNPLGIQQDGIFTEGRGADFSVDIIMESKGVIEDWGWSVEVKIPFKSLRYSAGKGKMWGFNAARNIDRFNDEFDQWLPDDRNVSGFLVKHGKITGLDSIKYERTLEVVPSITVSETGSRKRTLPNSAFSQFGRYHPIFNPIGIRDPGKFVNDPIKQDLSVNLKYTLSPNITLDAAINPDFAEIEADAPVVAANQRFPIFFEEKRPFFLEGKDIFNSPLQPFYSRTIVDPDFAAKLTGKIGKTTFGFLAASDNAPEIIRTMNAAN, via the coding sequence ATGAAGAAATTAGCAGTAATTTTGTCGATGCTGTGTTTCGCGTCGATGGTTCGGCCGCAGGAAGGCCCGACCGCAAGCGTTGTATCCGAACCGAATCCGCCGGCAGTTAAACCGGCAGTGACCAAACGATCAAAGGTCGATGTGCCTGCGGAAAAATTGAGGCCGATCACGATCCCAAAGATCAATCCCGGCATCACGATCGACGGGAAACTCGACGAAGAGGACTGGAAGGTCGCCGCCGTCTTCAAGGATTTCTACCAAACGAGTCCGGGCGACAACATTACACCGTCGAAACCGACCGAAACCTACATGATGTACGATGAGAAGCATCTGTACATCGCATTCAAGTGCTGGGACGAAAAGGACAAGGTCCGGGCGACGGTCGCCAAACGCGACGACATATTTGGCGAGGACAATGTCCGGCTTTGGCTGGATACCTATAACGATCAGCGTCGGGCGTACATTCTCGGATTCAATCCGCTCGGAATTCAGCAAGACGGTATTTTTACCGAGGGCCGCGGTGCGGATTTTTCGGTCGATATCATCATGGAATCGAAGGGCGTGATCGAAGATTGGGGCTGGTCGGTCGAGGTCAAGATACCTTTCAAATCGCTGCGCTACTCGGCCGGCAAAGGCAAGATGTGGGGATTCAATGCGGCACGAAACATCGATCGATTCAATGACGAATTTGATCAATGGCTGCCGGATGACCGCAACGTTTCGGGGTTTTTGGTCAAGCACGGCAAGATCACAGGGCTTGATTCGATCAAGTATGAACGCACGCTCGAGGTGGTTCCGAGCATCACCGTCTCAGAGACCGGCAGCCGCAAACGGACACTGCCCAATTCGGCGTTCTCGCAGTTTGGCCGCTATCATCCGATATTTAATCCGATCGGCATCCGCGATCCGGGCAAATTCGTCAACGATCCGATCAAACAGGACCTCAGCGTAAATCTAAAATACACGCTGTCGCCGAATATCACGCTCGATGCGGCGATCAATCCTGATTTTGCCGAGATCGAGGCCGATGCTCCAGTGGTCGCGGCAAACCAGCGGTTCCCGATCTTTTTCGAGGAAAAGCGGCCTTTCTTTCTCGAAGGTAAAGATATTTTCAATTCACCGCTGCAGCCATTCTATTCGCGAACGATCGTCGACCCTGACTTTGCCGCGAAATTGACAGGCAAGATCGGAAAGACGACGTTCGGCTTTCTCGCTGCGTCCGACAATGCCCCGGAAATTATTCGGACGATGAACGCGGCGAACTGA
- a CDS encoding glycosyltransferase has translation MPLKSVHITNYYHKNSGGISTAYNKLLEAANRRKRYVRLIVPGEESSVEEVGEFGRIYYVKADFSPLFDKRYRLMLPWKTYIFDSSPIKAILRDEQPDLIEIGEKYTLSLMAGLLRKHIMNVGSKRPMLVQFSCERMDDNVSSFISAGRISNWFTRRYTANYNLPMFDFHLANSEYTGQEFFESTCALENPNRSDRVFNWCWRYLRAAQVKLKDRVFINQCGVDNTTFDDRRRNDAKRRDLAEEFSFPADARLLLYAGRISPEKNPDLLIKTIARLSKSQQHDYRLLVAGSGPGAEHFAEQSERLAPGRVHMLGQIADKEKLADLFANCDVFVHPNPHEPFGITPLEAMASGLPVVAPNSGGLLSYANDTNSWLSDPRSASFAEAIESVFADKSVRESKLKAGVITADLYDWDTSTDALFALYDRMHREFIASPELFDYTASPASTNFAGALTKC, from the coding sequence GTGCCATTAAAATCTGTCCATATTACCAACTACTATCACAAGAATTCCGGCGGGATCAGTACTGCTTACAACAAACTTCTCGAGGCTGCCAATCGCCGCAAACGCTATGTCCGGTTGATAGTTCCCGGCGAGGAATCGTCGGTCGAAGAGGTAGGGGAGTTTGGCAGGATCTACTACGTAAAGGCGGATTTCTCGCCGCTTTTTGATAAGCGATACCGCCTGATGCTGCCGTGGAAGACCTATATTTTCGATAGCTCCCCGATCAAGGCCATCCTCCGCGATGAACAGCCCGATCTGATCGAGATCGGCGAAAAATATACATTGAGTCTGATGGCCGGATTGCTCAGAAAGCACATCATGAACGTCGGCAGCAAACGGCCGATGCTGGTGCAGTTTTCGTGCGAGCGGATGGACGACAACGTAAGTTCTTTCATCTCAGCAGGACGAATATCGAACTGGTTCACCCGCCGGTATACCGCAAACTATAATTTGCCGATGTTCGATTTTCATCTTGCAAATTCCGAATACACGGGGCAGGAGTTCTTCGAATCGACGTGTGCTTTAGAGAATCCTAATCGCTCCGACCGTGTGTTCAATTGGTGTTGGCGGTATTTGAGGGCCGCTCAGGTGAAATTGAAAGATCGGGTCTTTATAAATCAATGCGGTGTCGACAATACGACGTTCGACGACAGGCGAAGGAACGACGCGAAACGCCGGGACTTGGCCGAAGAATTTAGCTTTCCTGCTGATGCACGCTTACTGCTGTACGCGGGCCGAATTTCACCCGAAAAGAACCCCGACCTGCTGATCAAAACGATCGCTCGACTGAGCAAGAGCCAACAACATGACTATCGCCTACTCGTCGCCGGAAGCGGGCCGGGTGCTGAACATTTCGCTGAACAGTCGGAGAGGCTTGCACCGGGCCGTGTCCATATGCTCGGTCAGATCGCCGATAAAGAAAAACTCGCCGATCTTTTTGCAAATTGTGATGTATTCGTTCATCCAAACCCGCACGAACCATTCGGCATCACGCCGCTCGAAGCAATGGCGTCAGGCTTGCCGGTAGTTGCACCAAATTCGGGCGGCCTGCTGTCGTACGCGAACGATACAAACTCGTGGCTTTCCGACCCGAGGTCGGCAAGTTTCGCCGAGGCGATCGAAAGCGTTTTTGCTGACAAATCGGTTCGCGAATCAAAGCTAAAAGCCGGCGTAATAACTGCGGATCTTTATGA